In Acidobacteriota bacterium, the genomic stretch CGCCCCAGGAAGGCTCCCAGCAGCGTGGCCCCCAGGTTGAGGGCCGTCTGCACCCCCGCCTGGCGCACGTCCCCCTTCTCCTTTTCCACCTTCTGCTCCGCCTTGCGCACCCGCTCCTCGAGCGCCGCGATTTTGGGGCCGTATCGGCCCCTCAGGGAGTCCGCCTTCTCATCCCGCCGTTCCCGCGCCAGCTGCCCGAGCCGGATCCGGAAGTCCCCCTCGCTTTCCCCCGGATCGGACGTCAGCTTGAATTCCGCGCTGCGGTACAGCTCCAGGCTCGAGTTCCGGTAGAGGTGATCGGCGTAGTCCCTGGCCCAGGCCTTGTAGTTCGCCGGCTTGAGGGCTTCGGGCGAGGGGGGGCCGAACCCGGCCCCTTTCGAAGGCTCTTTCTCGAGGTCGCTCTCGGCGAGCGTCAGCGGCTCCGCCGCGGCCCAGTCGACCGTGATGAGGTCGCCCGTCGCGGAGGCGGCGCAGACCGCCTGCACGGCCGGTCCCGCGCCGTAGTGCACCTCGCCGAAGGCGCATACCTTTGGGAGATAGAACGCCTCCCCCCCTTCCGGGGCCGCGCCCGGGGTGGGATGGAAGGGGAGGAAGAACTCCGGAACTTCGGGGGGGACGGCGGGGCGCGCGGCCGCCGGCTCTTCGGCGGAAGGCGCGGACGTCTGCGCCGCCGCCGCGCCCGGTACCGCCGGGTGAGGAGCAGCCGTCGGCGCGAGGAGCTTGATCTGTCCGAGCGTGAGCGGCCCCCTCAGGTAGGACAGGCACCAGCGGGTCTCGAAAACCGCGGGCGCCTCCTCGTGGATGTTCTTCATCAGGAAGACACGCTTGCCGAGCGCGGCTATGGCCTGCCGCAGCTCCGACTTCTCCGCGGCCGACCCCGCGCCCAGCCCCTCGACGAGCCTATCGATGTCCTGCGGCGTCTGCAGCCGGCCGATGAACCAGGTCCCGGCGTTCGACAACGCCTTGTAATCGAGATCCACCGGGTTCTGGGTCGCCAGCAGCACCCCCACCCCGAAGGCGCGCGCCTGCTTGAAGAGGATCAGGAGCGGCTTCTTGGAGGGGGGGTTGGCCACGGGGGGGAGATATCCCGCCACCTCGTCCATGTAGACCAGCGCCCGCAGGCTGGTGGTCCCCGGCTGCGACCTCATCCAGGCCACCACCTGGTTGAGCAGCAGCGTCACGAAGAACATCCGTTCCTTCTCCCCCAGGTGGGCGATGCTGAAGATGGAGACCTTCGGCTTCCCTTCCGGCGTGTGGAGAAACCGCCCCACGTCCATCGGCTCCCCCTCGAGCCACACCCCGAACCCGGGGGAGGCCAGCAGGCTGTTGAGCCGCAGCGCCAGTTCGAAGCGCTCCCTGGCGGGGAAGAACGATTCGATGTCGAACGCCCCCAGGCGCTCGAAGGGGGGGGTCTGGATGGAGCGCAAGAGCGTTTCGATCGAAACGTCCCGCCCCTCGGACCAGTGGTGCCCGAGGATGTTGGAGACCAGGATGTTCTCCCTGCTGCTGACCGGGTCCCCGGTCACGCCGACCAGCCCGAGCAGCCCCGTGGCGGCCGAGACCATCATGTCGGCGAGCGCCTCCCGGTCCTCGAGCACCTCCGGCCCGGGGCGGCTGAAGCCGGCCAGCAGCGCCACCGGCGTCCCCGCCCGGCTCCCGGGGGTGTAGACCGCAAAGTGCGCCGAAGCCCGAAGCTTGCGGATCCGCTCCCCGTCCTGCCCCCACGCGGCCAGACCCTTTTTCCAGAGCCCGGCCTGGGACTCCGCGTACGCTTCCGGCGCCTGGTTCGCGCGTGCCGCGTCGTCGGCGTGGACCCAGGGGAGAAAGTCCTCCGCGCCGAGGCCGGGGAAGGTGAGCAGGAGGTTGGCCATGTCCCCTTTCGGATCGATCACGATGGAGGGGATGCTGTCGATGGCCGCCTCCTCGAGCAGCGCCACGCCGAGGCCCGTCTTCCCGCTGCCCGTCATGCCGACGCAGACCCCGTGGGTCACCAGGTCGCGCGCGTCGTACAGCAGCAGCTCCTCTTCCGAGGCCCCGGCTTCGAGGCTGTATTTTTTGCCCAGGTAGAACTGGCCGAGTTTTTCGAAGTCTTCCATGATCCTGGCTCCCGGTCGTTGTCGGATGGAACTTGTCAGAGCGGATGCAAAACAGGTACAGGTTAACGCCGTGGGGGCGAAAGCCGCAAGTCGCAACATGCGTGAAATGCATCCCCCTCCTGTACTATGATGGACGCCGTCCCCCGACATGGGAGGGAGGGGAGCGGCCAGCGGATCGAACCGAAAGGGGAGGGAGTGCCATGAACGACAGGGAAAACAGGACCGGGGGGGTGACACTCTCGCGGCGGGAGGTGATCGGCGCCATAACGGCGGCAGCGGCGCTCGCGCCCTCGGCGATCGCGCCCTCGGCGATCGCGCCCGCATTCATCCGGGATCTCTTTGCGGCCGGCGCCCCGGTCGTGGAGACCACGGCCGGGAAGGTGCGCGGCTCCTTCGCCGAAGGGGCCTACACCTTCCTGTGCGTCCCCTACGGCGCGGACACCTCCGGCGCCGGGCGCTTCATGCCCCCCCGCCCGGCCAGGCCCTGGGCCGGGGTGCGCGAGAACCCCGAAAAGCGCCCCATCGCGCCCCAGACCGATCCCGCGCCCGCCCCGCGCCCGAAGATCCCCGCCCTCGTCGGGATGATGTCGATCGGAAGCGAGGAGGGGAGCGTCGAAACCGAGGACTGCCTGAACCTCACCATCTACACCCCCGGGCTCGATAACGCCCGCCGCCCCGTCATGTTCTGGTGCCACGGAGGCGGCTACGCCCAGGGATCGGGCTCGGCGAGGATGTACCACGGCGCCGCGCTCGCCCGCGCCGGCGATGTCGTCGTCGTCAGCGTCACGCACCGGCTGAACGTCCTCGGTTTCGCGCACCTGGCCGGGTCGGGGCCCGATTTCGCCTCCTCCGGAAACGCGGGCATGCTCGACATCGTCCTGGCGCTCGAGTGGGTAAAAAAGAATATCCGCCGCTTCGGGGGGGACCCCGGCAAGGTCCTGGTCTTCGGCCAGTCGGGAGGGGGGGGCAAGGTGGCCGCGCTCCTGTCGATGCCTTCGGCCGAAGGGCTGTTTCAGCGCGCGGCCATGCAGAGCGGCTCCACGCGCCGCTTCCAGGACCCCGACGAGGCGGCCGAGGCCCCGCGCGGTCTTTTCGCCGAGCTGGGGCTGCGGCCGGACCAGGGACGGGAGCTGCAGAAGGTGCCGCTCGAGCGGCTGATGGCGGCCCATTTCGCGGCATCCAAGCGCCCCGGCAGCGGGGGGCGCTACGCCCCCGTGCGCGACGGCTCCGTCATCCCCCGCCACCCCTTCCACCCGACGGCCAACCCGCTGGCCGGCCCGGTCCCGCTCGTCATCGGAACGGTGCGGACGGAGGGGACGGCGTTCCAGCTGGCCGACGAGGCCGCCTATAAACTGGACGAGGCCGGGCTCGAGGCACGGATGAAGTCGACCCTGGGAGACCAGAACGGCGCGGCCGCCGTCGCCCTCTACCGCAAACTGATGCCCGGCGCCTCCCCCTCGGACCTCTATTTCGAAATGACGAGCGACCGCGGGCGGCGCGCGGCGATCGAGATCGCCGAACTGAAAACGGCCCAGGGGCTCACCCCCGCCTACCTGTACGAACTGACCTGGAGCACCCCGGTCTACGACGGTCTGCTGCGCACCCCGCATTCGCTCGACCTGCCGCTCGTCTTCAATCTCGCCGATCACCCCGTCTGGGCCCCCTACACGGGGGGGGTGCCCGAATCCCTGGCCGTGGCCCGGGCGATGATGGGCGCCTGGGTCGCCTTCGCCCGCACCGGCGCCCCCGGCACCCGCGCGCTCCCCTGGCCCGCCTTTACGCTCGAAAACTTCGAGACCATGCTCTTCGACGTTGTCAGCGGGGCGAAGAAGGATCCGTTCAGGGAAACGCGCAAATTCTGGGAAGGGGTCTGACCCCTTCCCCCGACCCCCCTCCGGCGCGCGCGCCGGAGGGGTCCGGGACACCATGGCCGAAAAGACCGGGAAGCCCCTTCCCTCCTTCGCCTCCGCCGTGCGCTGCGCCGAGGGGCACGAGCTGATCCTGCATGCCATCGCCGCGGGCGGCGTCCGGAAGATCTTTTTCTGCGGCGGCACCGATAACTTCCATTTCATGGAATCGGTGGCCAAATTCAAGGCCCTGGGGCTCGAGACCCCGGACCTGGTCACCGTCCCGCACGAATCGGCCGCGCTCTACATGGCCATGGGGTATTTCCAAGTGACGCGCCGCCCGCAGGCGGTGCTGCTGCACGTCGACAGCGGCACCATCAACGCCGGCGCCGCCTGGCCCGAAGCCTGGCACGCCGGTGCCGGCATCGTCGTCATGGCGGGGCGCACCCCCTGGACCACGGCGAACGAACTCCCCGGCGCGCGATCGGTCCCGGTCCACTGGCAGCAGGAGGTGTACGACCAGGCCGGCATCGTGCGCCAGTACACCAAGTGGGACTACGAACTGAAGACGCCCGAGAACGCGTCGCTCCTCGTCCGGAGCGCCTTCCGGATCGCCGCGACCGAACCGTGCGGCCCCGTCTACGTCACCCTGCCGCGCGAGGTGATGGCGGCGAGGATGGAGCGCGGGATTCAATACCGGCCCGAAGACTTCCCCCCCGCGACCGCTCCCGCCGCCGACCCGGCGGCCCTCGAGGAGGCGGCCCGGCTCCTGTGCGCGGCGCACAACCCCGTCGTTCTCGTCAAGGGAATGGGGCGCCACCCCGAAGCCGTCGCCGCGCTGGTCGCCCTGGCGGAGCGTTTCGCCCTGCCCGTCTGCTCCACCGACGTCTACATGAACTTTCCGGCCGTTCACTGGGCCCGCTCGACGGCCGACCTGCCCGGGCGCGACTGCGTCCTCGTCATCGACCACGACGTCCCCTGGGTCGGGGCGCCCCCCCGCGGCACGGCCCGCATCATTTCGATGGACCTCGACCCTGTG encodes the following:
- a CDS encoding ATP-binding protein yields the protein MEDFEKLGQFYLGKKYSLEAGASEEELLLYDARDLVTHGVCVGMTGSGKTGLGVALLEEAAIDSIPSIVIDPKGDMANLLLTFPGLGAEDFLPWVHADDAARANQAPEAYAESQAGLWKKGLAAWGQDGERIRKLRASAHFAVYTPGSRAGTPVALLAGFSRPGPEVLEDREALADMMVSAATGLLGLVGVTGDPVSSRENILVSNILGHHWSEGRDVSIETLLRSIQTPPFERLGAFDIESFFPARERFELALRLNSLLASPGFGVWLEGEPMDVGRFLHTPEGKPKVSIFSIAHLGEKERMFFVTLLLNQVVAWMRSQPGTTSLRALVYMDEVAGYLPPVANPPSKKPLLILFKQARAFGVGVLLATQNPVDLDYKALSNAGTWFIGRLQTPQDIDRLVEGLGAGSAAEKSELRQAIAALGKRVFLMKNIHEEAPAVFETRWCLSYLRGPLTLGQIKLLAPTAAPHPAVPGAAAAQTSAPSAEEPAAARPAVPPEVPEFFLPFHPTPGAAPEGGEAFYLPKVCAFGEVHYGAGPAVQAVCAASATGDLITVDWAAAEPLTLAESDLEKEPSKGAGFGPPSPEALKPANYKAWARDYADHLYRNSSLELYRSAEFKLTSDPGESEGDFRIRLGQLARERRDEKADSLRGRYGPKIAALEERVRKAEQKVEKEKGDVRQAGVQTALNLGATLLGAFLGRKKWSSGTIGRASTTMRSGMRTAKEKADIAAAEENLEALRRRKDSLEEAFAAELEALEDSADPMRQEVLPAPLRPRKADIRVRLVALVWFPGWRGADGRFVPAGGRERP
- a CDS encoding carboxylesterase/lipase family protein; the protein is MNDRENRTGGVTLSRREVIGAITAAAALAPSAIAPSAIAPAFIRDLFAAGAPVVETTAGKVRGSFAEGAYTFLCVPYGADTSGAGRFMPPRPARPWAGVRENPEKRPIAPQTDPAPAPRPKIPALVGMMSIGSEEGSVETEDCLNLTIYTPGLDNARRPVMFWCHGGGYAQGSGSARMYHGAALARAGDVVVVSVTHRLNVLGFAHLAGSGPDFASSGNAGMLDIVLALEWVKKNIRRFGGDPGKVLVFGQSGGGGKVAALLSMPSAEGLFQRAAMQSGSTRRFQDPDEAAEAPRGLFAELGLRPDQGRELQKVPLERLMAAHFAASKRPGSGGRYAPVRDGSVIPRHPFHPTANPLAGPVPLVIGTVRTEGTAFQLADEAAYKLDEAGLEARMKSTLGDQNGAAAVALYRKLMPGASPSDLYFEMTSDRGRRAAIEIAELKTAQGLTPAYLYELTWSTPVYDGLLRTPHSLDLPLVFNLADHPVWAPYTGGVPESLAVARAMMGAWVAFARTGAPGTRALPWPAFTLENFETMLFDVVSGAKKDPFRETRKFWEGV
- a CDS encoding thiamine pyrophosphate-requiring protein, encoding MAEKTGKPLPSFASAVRCAEGHELILHAIAAGGVRKIFFCGGTDNFHFMESVAKFKALGLETPDLVTVPHESAALYMAMGYFQVTRRPQAVLLHVDSGTINAGAAWPEAWHAGAGIVVMAGRTPWTTANELPGARSVPVHWQQEVYDQAGIVRQYTKWDYELKTPENASLLVRSAFRIAATEPCGPVYVTLPREVMAARMERGIQYRPEDFPPATAPAADPAALEEAARLLCAAHNPVVLVKGMGRHPEAVAALVALAERFALPVCSTDVYMNFPAVHWARSTADLPGRDCVLVIDHDVPWVGAPPRGTARIISMDLDPVRLKQPLWGFPVHVPITCDSAGALPLLAGMMERHLTPARERLLRERKKALERAHRAAMARRARDIRRAGRAFPLSPLWVRECVNRVSDENTVLLWDIAAIGQGDRTPPGHLFAQYAANLGSSWPRAVGVKMAAPGKTVIASGGDGCTLFANPEAVLWTSRQYDAPVLYIVNNNGKYQAVAENLEAYGGDHGYAGRAGYNGASLSPSPDFAAVARALGAFGETVTRPEQLEGALARALAALKEGRSAVLDTIIV